One Pseudomonas lalucatii genomic window carries:
- the xdhC gene encoding xanthine dehydrogenase accessory protein XdhC, which translates to MSWISALAELQQQGEPCVLVTIIEERGSTPRNAGSKMVVTAARTFETIGGGHLEYKAMQLAREMLEKRSQDTRLERFSLGASLGQCCGGATVLLFEPMGQPQAQIAVFGAGHVGRALVPLLASLPCKVRWIDSRDHEFPAQLPAGVEKVVNDEVVDEVENMPPGSYFIVMTHNHQLDLELTAAILKRGDFAYYGLIGSQTKRVKFEHRLRERGFAPELVQRMRCPMGLAEVKGKLPVEIAVSIAGEVIATYNAAFGQDVKKGQPSIAKLLPASRRAQS; encoded by the coding sequence ATGAGTTGGATCAGCGCACTGGCCGAACTGCAGCAGCAGGGTGAACCCTGCGTACTGGTGACCATCATCGAGGAGCGCGGCTCGACACCGCGCAACGCCGGCTCGAAGATGGTGGTCACCGCCGCGCGCACCTTCGAGACCATCGGCGGCGGCCATCTGGAATACAAGGCCATGCAACTGGCCCGCGAGATGCTCGAGAAGCGCAGCCAGGACACGCGCCTGGAGCGCTTCAGCCTCGGCGCCAGCCTCGGCCAATGCTGCGGCGGCGCCACCGTGCTGCTGTTCGAACCCATGGGCCAGCCCCAGGCGCAGATCGCCGTGTTCGGCGCCGGCCATGTCGGCCGCGCCCTGGTGCCGCTGCTCGCCAGCCTGCCGTGCAAGGTGCGCTGGATCGACTCGCGGGATCACGAGTTCCCCGCACAGCTGCCCGCCGGGGTGGAGAAGGTGGTCAACGACGAGGTGGTCGACGAGGTGGAGAACATGCCACCGGGCAGCTACTTCATCGTCATGACCCACAACCACCAGCTCGACCTGGAACTGACCGCCGCGATTCTCAAACGGGGCGATTTCGCCTACTACGGCCTGATCGGCTCGCAGACCAAGCGCGTCAAGTTCGAACACCGCCTGCGCGAGCGCGGCTTCGCCCCCGAGCTGGTGCAGCGCATGCGCTGCCCCATGGGCCTGGCCGAGGTCAAGGGCAAGCTGCCGGTGGAGATCGCCGTGTCCATCGCCGGCGAGGTGATCGCCACCTACAACGCCGCCTTCGGCCAGGACGTGAAAAAGGGCCAGCCGAGCATCGCCAAGCTGCTGCCGGCCTCGCGCCGCGCCCAGTCCTAG
- a CDS encoding NCS2 family permease — protein MESAKQEQLATHTQGLARVGLLDRFFKLTEHRTTLKTELLAGLTTFVTMAYIIFVNPNIMANAGVDHGAAFVATCIGAALGCFLMGLYANWPVGLAPGMGLNAFFTYTVVGEMGYSWQIALGAVFISGILFMIMSLSRIREWLLNSIPMSLRFAMGAGVGLFLGLIGLKTAGIVVDSPATLLTMGSFGEPSALLAAVCFLLIAVLSHRNVFGAILFSMLGVTAIGWGLGLVEYNGLVSMPPSLAPTFLAMDIAGAFNVTMVSVILAFLFVNMFDTAGTLMGVAHRANLVDEDGKIQNLSKALKADSTSSVIGSMVGCPPVTSYVESASGVAAGGRTGLTAVTVGVLFLAAMFFAPLAGMIPAYATAGALIYVAMLMMSGMAHIDWEDLTDTIPAIVTVVMMPLTFSIANGIALGFLTYATLKLLTGQRDKVSVSLYVLCIIFIAKFAFL, from the coding sequence GTGGAAAGCGCTAAACAAGAACAACTTGCGACTCACACTCAAGGCCTGGCGAGAGTCGGCCTACTCGACCGCTTCTTCAAGCTGACCGAGCATCGCACCACCCTCAAGACCGAACTGCTGGCCGGCCTGACGACCTTCGTCACCATGGCCTACATCATCTTCGTCAACCCCAACATCATGGCCAACGCCGGCGTCGATCACGGCGCCGCGTTCGTCGCCACCTGTATCGGCGCCGCCCTCGGCTGCTTCCTCATGGGCCTGTACGCCAACTGGCCGGTCGGCCTGGCACCGGGCATGGGCCTGAACGCCTTCTTCACCTATACGGTGGTCGGCGAGATGGGCTACAGCTGGCAGATCGCCCTGGGGGCGGTGTTCATCTCCGGCATCCTGTTCATGATCATGAGCCTGTCGCGCATCCGCGAATGGCTGCTCAACAGCATTCCCATGAGCCTGCGCTTCGCCATGGGCGCCGGGGTCGGCCTGTTCCTCGGCCTGATCGGTCTGAAGACCGCCGGCATAGTCGTCGACAGCCCCGCCACCCTGCTGACCATGGGCTCCTTCGGCGAGCCCTCGGCCCTGCTGGCCGCGGTGTGTTTCCTGCTGATTGCCGTGCTCAGCCACCGCAATGTGTTCGGCGCCATCCTCTTCAGCATGCTGGGCGTCACTGCCATCGGCTGGGGTCTGGGTCTGGTCGAGTACAATGGCCTGGTGTCGATGCCGCCGAGCCTGGCCCCGACCTTCCTGGCCATGGACATCGCCGGCGCCTTCAACGTGACCATGGTCAGCGTCATCCTGGCGTTCCTGTTCGTCAACATGTTCGACACTGCCGGCACCCTGATGGGCGTCGCCCACCGCGCCAACCTGGTGGATGAGGACGGCAAGATCCAGAACCTGTCCAAGGCCCTGAAGGCCGACAGCACCTCCAGCGTGATCGGCTCCATGGTCGGTTGCCCGCCGGTGACCAGCTACGTGGAAAGCGCCTCGGGCGTCGCCGCCGGCGGCCGCACCGGCCTCACCGCAGTCACCGTCGGCGTGCTGTTCCTCGCGGCGATGTTCTTCGCCCCGCTGGCCGGGATGATTCCGGCTTACGCCACCGCCGGCGCGCTGATCTATGTGGCGATGCTGATGATGAGCGGCATGGCGCATATCGACTGGGAAGACCTCACCGACACCATCCCGGCCATCGTCACCGTGGTGATGATGCCGCTGACCTTCTCCATCGCCAACGGCATCGCCCTGGGCTTTCTGACCTACGCCACGTTGAAGCTGCTCACCGGCCAGCGCGACAAGGTCTCCGTCAGCCTCTACGTGTTGTGCATCATCTTTATCGCCAAGTTCGCCTTCCTGTAA
- a CDS encoding GntR family transcriptional regulator, translated as MNEQLQPLKKQPRAGKSSRSGTQDDVVYAHIFDAILEQRLAPGTKLSEEALGEIFGVSRTIIRRALSRLAHEGVVLLRPNRGAVVASPSVEEARQIFYARRMVERAITELAVEHATAEQLAELRQMVEDEHASFARGDRGAGIRLSGEFHLKLAEAARNAPLISFQRSLVSQTSLIIAQYESGSRSHCSYDEHNQLIDAIEARDAAKAVTLMMHHMDHIDSKLNLDEESASDDLHAVFSHVLQTKKKPGRNGANR; from the coding sequence ATGAACGAACAATTGCAGCCCCTTAAGAAGCAGCCGCGAGCAGGCAAGAGCAGCCGCAGCGGGACTCAGGACGATGTCGTCTACGCGCATATCTTCGATGCCATCCTCGAGCAGCGCCTGGCGCCCGGCACCAAGCTGAGTGAAGAGGCCCTGGGCGAGATCTTCGGCGTCAGCCGTACCATCATCCGTCGCGCCTTGTCGCGCCTGGCCCATGAAGGGGTGGTGCTGTTGCGGCCGAACCGTGGTGCGGTGGTGGCCAGCCCGAGCGTCGAGGAGGCGCGGCAGATCTTCTATGCGCGGCGCATGGTCGAACGGGCCATCACCGAACTGGCGGTGGAGCATGCCACCGCCGAGCAGCTCGCCGAGCTGCGCCAGATGGTCGAGGACGAGCATGCCAGTTTCGCCCGGGGCGACCGTGGCGCCGGCATCCGCCTGTCCGGCGAGTTCCACCTGAAGTTGGCCGAGGCGGCGAGGAACGCGCCGCTGATCAGCTTCCAGCGCAGCCTGGTGTCGCAGACCTCGCTGATCATCGCCCAGTACGAAAGCGGCAGCCGCTCGCACTGCTCCTACGACGAACACAACCAGCTGATCGATGCCATAGAGGCGCGCGACGCCGCCAAGGCGGTGACCCTGATGATGCATCACATGGATCATATCGACAGCAAGCTCAACCTCGACGAGGAGAGCGCCTCGGATGACCTGCACGCGGTGTTCTCCCACGTGCTGCAGACCAAGAAGAAGCCGGGACGCAACGGCGCCAATCGCTGA
- a CDS encoding LysE family translocator, translated as MSLETWLLFASAALVVILIPGPLSLLMVSNSLNYGLRRSLPAFLGGVCASICLLSASALGLGALLLASEQLFSILKLIGALYLFYLAWQSWQQSRQAARPTQAEEQPVNPSFRSMFWKAFGLGASNPKDILFFAAFLPQFLSADRPLLGQLLLLILTWTVLDLGCKLFYGLGARGAARYLRSGKGQAWFNRISAGLFAGAGTASLLSR; from the coding sequence ATGAGCCTGGAAACCTGGCTGCTGTTCGCCAGCGCCGCACTGGTCGTGATCCTGATCCCCGGCCCGCTGTCCCTGCTGATGGTGAGCAACAGCCTGAACTATGGCCTGCGTCGCTCCCTGCCGGCCTTTCTCGGCGGCGTCTGCGCGTCGATCTGCCTGCTCAGCGCCTCGGCACTCGGCCTGGGCGCCCTGTTGCTGGCCTCGGAACAGCTGTTCAGCATCCTCAAGCTGATCGGCGCCCTCTACCTGTTCTACCTCGCCTGGCAGAGCTGGCAGCAATCGCGGCAGGCCGCCCGGCCGACGCAGGCCGAGGAGCAGCCGGTCAACCCCAGCTTTCGCAGCATGTTCTGGAAGGCCTTCGGCCTGGGCGCCAGCAACCCCAAGGACATTCTGTTCTTCGCCGCCTTCCTGCCGCAGTTCCTCAGCGCCGATCGACCACTGCTCGGCCAGTTGCTGCTGCTGATCCTCACCTGGACCGTGCTGGACCTGGGCTGCAAGCTGTTCTACGGCCTCGGCGCCCGCGGCGCCGCGCGCTACCTGCGCTCGGGCAAGGGCCAGGCGTGGTTCAACCGCATCAGCGCCGGCCTGTTCGCCGGTGCCGGCACGGCCTCCCTGCTGAGTCGTTGA
- the guaD gene encoding guanine deaminase, which produces MSSHLKAYRAAILHNLADPAVVGVERSYEYFEDGLLLVENGHIAGVGHAAELLPTLKDVEVVEYRDALITPGFIDTHIHYPQTGMIASYGEQLLDWLNTYTFPTERQFADQAHASDVAGIFLKELLRNGTTTALVFGSVHKQSVDAFFEAARALNLRMIAGKVLMDRNAPDYLTDTPESGYADSKELIERWHGKGRLHYAVTPRFAPTSSPEQLALAGKLLGEYPNLYMHTHLSENRKEIEWVKELFPERSGYLDVYDHHRLIGARSVFAHGVHLCDEECRRLAETGSAVAFCPTSNLFLGSGLFDLNKLEAHGVRVGLGTDVGAGTSFSQLQSLNEAYKVMQLQGKKLDPFKSLYLATLGGANALYLDDRIGNFESGKDADFVVLDYRATPLIAYRMQQATSLAEKLFALTMLGDDRAVKETYAAGQSVHRRD; this is translated from the coding sequence ATGTCCAGCCACCTGAAAGCCTACCGCGCCGCCATCCTGCACAACCTCGCCGACCCCGCCGTGGTCGGGGTCGAGCGCTCCTATGAGTACTTCGAGGATGGCCTGCTGCTGGTCGAGAACGGCCATATCGCCGGGGTCGGCCATGCCGCCGAGCTGCTGCCCACGCTCAAGGACGTGGAGGTCGTCGAATACCGCGACGCCCTGATCACCCCCGGCTTCATCGACACCCACATCCACTACCCGCAGACCGGCATGATCGCCTCCTACGGCGAACAGCTGCTGGACTGGCTGAACACCTACACCTTCCCCACCGAGCGGCAGTTTGCCGACCAGGCCCATGCCAGCGATGTCGCCGGCATCTTCCTCAAGGAGCTGCTGCGCAACGGCACCACCACCGCCCTGGTGTTCGGCAGCGTGCACAAGCAGTCGGTGGACGCCTTCTTCGAGGCGGCCCGGGCGCTGAACCTGCGGATGATCGCCGGCAAGGTGCTGATGGACCGCAACGCCCCGGACTACCTGACCGACACGCCGGAATCCGGCTACGCCGACAGCAAGGAGCTGATCGAGCGCTGGCATGGCAAGGGCCGCCTGCACTACGCGGTGACCCCGCGCTTCGCCCCCACCAGCAGCCCGGAACAATTGGCCCTGGCCGGCAAGCTGCTGGGTGAGTACCCGAACCTGTACATGCACACCCACCTGTCCGAGAACCGCAAGGAGATCGAGTGGGTCAAGGAGCTGTTCCCCGAGCGCAGCGGCTACCTGGACGTCTACGACCACCACCGGCTGATCGGTGCCCGCTCGGTGTTCGCCCACGGCGTGCACCTGTGCGACGAGGAATGCCGGCGCCTGGCCGAGACCGGCTCGGCCGTGGCCTTCTGCCCCACCTCCAACCTGTTCCTCGGCAGCGGTCTGTTCGACCTGAACAAGCTGGAAGCCCACGGCGTACGGGTCGGCCTGGGCACCGACGTCGGTGCCGGCACCAGCTTCAGCCAGTTGCAGTCGCTGAACGAGGCCTACAAGGTCATGCAGCTGCAGGGCAAGAAGCTCGACCCCTTCAAGTCGCTGTACCTGGCCACCCTGGGCGGCGCCAATGCGCTGTACCTGGACGACAGGATCGGCAACTTCGAGAGCGGCAAAGACGCCGACTTCGTGGTGCTGGACTACCGCGCCACGCCGCTGATCGCCTACCGCATGCAGCAGGCCACGAGCCTGGCCGAGAAGCTGTTCGCCCTGACCATGCTCGGCGACGACCGCGCTGTGAAGGAGACCTACGCCGCCGGCCAGTCGGTGCACCGTCGCGACTGA
- the xdhB gene encoding xanthine dehydrogenase molybdopterin binding subunit, with amino-acid sequence MSNHIQHKSQEELAELFRAGITTGVGRSVKHESADKHVSGEAVYVDDRLEFPNQLHVYARMSERAHARIVKIDTSPCYAIPGVAIAITSKDVPGQLDIGPVVAGDPLLADGKVEYVGQVVLAVGADSLETARKAAMAAIIEYEDLEPVLDVEEALRKQHFVLDSHQHRIGDSAAALASAPNRLQGKLHIGGQEHFYLETQISSVMPTEDGGMLVYTSTQNATEVQKLVAEVLGVPMHKIVIDMRRMGGGFGGKETQAAGPACLCAVIAHLTGRPTKMRLPRMEDMSITGKRHPFYVEYDVGFDDDGLLHGIQMELAGNCGYSPDLSGSIVDRAMFHSDNAYFLGNATINGHRCKTNTASNTAYRGFGGPQGMVAIEEVMDAVARKLGKDPLEVRKRNYYGKHERNVTHYHQTVEHNVIHEMTAELEASSDYAQRRREILEFNKKSPVLKKGLALTPVKFGISFTATFLNQAGALIHIYTDGSIHLNHGGTEMGQGLNTKVAQIVAEVLQVDISRIQITATNTDKVPNTSPTAASSGADLNGKAAQNAAETLKQRLVDFLVREYRVTPEDVEFRNGQVRVREQFLSFEELIQKAYFNQVSLSSTGFYRTPKIYYDRDKAAGRPFYYFAYGAACAEVLVDTLTGEYKMLRTDILHDVGASLNPAIDIGQVEGAFVQGMGWLTMEELVWNAKGKLMTNGPASYKIPAIADMPLDLRVKLVENRKNPEDTVFHSKAVGEPPFMLGIAVWCAIKDAVASLGDYKVQPLIDAPATPERVLWGVEQVKKLQQPAKAAAAEIELA; translated from the coding sequence ATGTCTAACCACATCCAACACAAATCTCAGGAAGAGCTGGCCGAACTGTTCCGCGCCGGCATCACCACCGGCGTCGGCCGCAGCGTCAAGCACGAGAGTGCGGACAAGCACGTCTCCGGCGAGGCGGTGTACGTCGACGACCGCCTGGAGTTTCCCAACCAGCTGCACGTCTATGCGCGGATGAGCGAGCGCGCCCATGCCCGCATCGTCAAGATCGACACCAGCCCCTGCTACGCCATTCCCGGAGTGGCCATCGCCATCACCAGCAAAGACGTACCCGGCCAGCTGGACATCGGCCCGGTGGTCGCCGGCGATCCGCTGCTGGCCGACGGCAAGGTCGAGTACGTCGGCCAGGTGGTGCTCGCGGTCGGCGCCGACAGCCTGGAGACCGCACGCAAGGCGGCCATGGCGGCGATCATCGAGTACGAGGACCTGGAGCCGGTACTGGACGTGGAAGAAGCGCTGCGCAAGCAGCACTTCGTCCTCGACAGCCACCAGCACCGCATCGGCGACTCGGCCGCCGCCCTGGCCAGCGCACCGAACCGCCTGCAGGGCAAGCTGCACATCGGCGGCCAGGAACATTTCTACCTGGAGACGCAGATCTCCTCGGTAATGCCCACCGAAGATGGCGGCATGCTGGTCTACACCTCGACGCAGAACGCCACCGAAGTACAGAAACTGGTCGCCGAAGTGCTCGGCGTGCCCATGCACAAGATCGTCATCGACATGCGCCGCATGGGCGGCGGCTTCGGCGGCAAGGAAACCCAGGCCGCCGGTCCCGCCTGCCTGTGCGCGGTGATCGCCCACCTCACCGGCCGGCCGACCAAGATGCGCCTGCCGCGCATGGAAGACATGAGCATCACCGGCAAGCGCCACCCCTTCTACGTCGAGTACGACGTCGGCTTCGACGACGACGGCCTGCTGCACGGCATCCAGATGGAACTGGCGGGCAACTGCGGCTACTCGCCGGACCTGTCCGGCTCCATCGTCGACCGCGCGATGTTCCACTCGGACAACGCCTACTTCCTCGGCAATGCCACCATCAACGGCCATCGCTGCAAGACCAACACCGCCTCGAACACCGCCTACCGCGGCTTCGGCGGCCCCCAGGGCATGGTCGCCATCGAAGAAGTCATGGACGCCGTGGCGCGCAAACTGGGCAAGGACCCGCTGGAAGTGCGCAAGCGCAACTACTACGGCAAGCACGAGCGCAACGTCACCCATTACCACCAGACCGTCGAACACAACGTCATCCATGAGATGACCGCCGAGTTGGAAGCCAGCAGCGATTACGCCCAGCGCCGCCGTGAAATTCTTGAATTCAACAAAAAAAGCCCGGTGCTGAAGAAGGGCCTGGCGCTGACCCCGGTGAAATTCGGCATCAGCTTCACCGCGACCTTCCTCAACCAGGCCGGCGCGCTGATTCATATCTACACCGACGGTTCGATCCACCTGAACCACGGCGGCACCGAGATGGGCCAGGGCCTCAACACCAAGGTCGCGCAGATAGTCGCCGAGGTGCTGCAGGTCGACATCTCGCGCATCCAGATCACCGCGACCAATACCGACAAGGTGCCCAATACCTCGCCGACCGCTGCCTCCAGCGGCGCCGACCTCAACGGCAAGGCCGCACAGAACGCCGCCGAGACCCTCAAGCAGCGCCTGGTGGACTTCCTGGTGCGCGAGTACAGGGTCACCCCGGAGGACGTCGAGTTCCGCAACGGCCAGGTGCGCGTGCGCGAGCAGTTCCTGAGCTTCGAGGAGCTGATCCAGAAGGCCTACTTCAACCAGGTGTCGCTGTCGTCCACCGGCTTCTACCGCACGCCGAAAATCTACTACGACCGCGACAAGGCCGCCGGCCGCCCCTTCTACTACTTCGCCTACGGCGCCGCCTGCGCCGAGGTGCTGGTCGACACCCTGACCGGCGAGTACAAGATGCTGCGCACCGACATCCTGCACGACGTCGGCGCCTCGCTGAACCCGGCCATCGACATCGGCCAGGTAGAAGGCGCCTTCGTCCAGGGCATGGGCTGGCTGACCATGGAAGAGCTGGTGTGGAACGCCAAGGGCAAGCTGATGACCAATGGCCCGGCCAGCTACAAGATCCCGGCCATCGCCGACATGCCGCTGGACCTGCGGGTCAAGCTGGTGGAGAACCGCAAGAACCCGGAGGACACGGTGTTCCACTCCAAGGCCGTGGGCGAGCCGCCGTTCATGCTCGGCATCGCCGTGTGGTGTGCGATCAAGGATGCGGTGGCCAGCCTCGGCGACTACAAGGTGCAGCCGCTGATCGACGCCCCGGCCACCCCGGAACGCGTGCTCTGGGGCGTGGAGCAGGTGAAGAAACTGCAGCAACCGGCCAAGGCCGCAGCTGCCGAGATCGAACTGGCATAG